A section of the Elizabethkingia anophelis R26 genome encodes:
- a CDS encoding acyltransferase family protein, with the protein MKSARYYSLDVFRGATVALMILVNNPGTWSAIYPPLEHAKWHGCTPTDLVFPFFLFAVGNAMTFVIPKFQQHNSSVFWKKVIKRTLLIFGIGLFLNWCPFFQWDHDSLSFISWESSDENGVRIMGVLQRIAIAYFFASVIAYYFKEKMVLWISGALLVIYWLLTLFLGGTDPYSLEGFIGVPIDHSILGIAHEYKGEGVPFDPEGLFSTIPAISQVLFGYLIGNYIQKKGNIQWFGKSLKENSIYSMLSGLFILGIIALFISYVWQLDFPYNKKIWSSSYTLLTTGLAIMVLGVLIWFIEILEIRNGLMKFFDVFGKNPLFIYVISGVVPRLFSLIRLENGVDDKGKIKYFSPLGWFHKHVCEPVSYSPEFGSFLYALIFLGFCWLLAYWLDKKKIYIKM; encoded by the coding sequence ATGAAATCAGCCCGTTATTACTCCTTAGATGTATTTCGTGGTGCCACGGTAGCACTAATGATTTTAGTAAATAATCCCGGAACCTGGTCTGCTATATATCCACCATTAGAACATGCTAAATGGCATGGATGTACCCCTACGGATCTGGTTTTTCCGTTTTTTCTTTTTGCGGTAGGAAATGCTATGACTTTTGTGATTCCCAAATTTCAGCAGCACAATAGCTCTGTTTTTTGGAAAAAAGTGATTAAAAGAACATTGTTAATCTTTGGTATAGGCCTGTTTCTTAATTGGTGTCCGTTTTTTCAATGGGATCATGACAGTTTAAGTTTTATAAGTTGGGAAAGTTCTGATGAAAACGGTGTCCGTATTATGGGAGTATTACAAAGAATCGCCATAGCCTACTTTTTTGCATCGGTTATTGCCTATTATTTCAAAGAGAAGATGGTTTTGTGGATTAGTGGTGCATTATTGGTTATTTATTGGTTGTTAACCCTGTTTCTTGGTGGGACAGATCCATATAGTTTAGAAGGTTTTATTGGTGTACCGATAGACCACAGCATATTGGGAATTGCTCATGAATATAAAGGAGAAGGAGTTCCTTTTGATCCTGAAGGTTTGTTTAGTACTATTCCTGCAATTTCGCAGGTTTTATTTGGTTATCTGATAGGCAATTATATTCAGAAAAAGGGTAATATTCAATGGTTTGGAAAATCTCTGAAAGAAAATAGTATCTATTCTATGTTATCGGGGCTTTTTATTCTGGGGATTATAGCATTATTTATTTCTTATGTGTGGCAATTAGACTTTCCATACAATAAAAAGATATGGAGTAGTTCCTATACCTTGCTGACCACAGGATTGGCAATAATGGTTCTGGGAGTGCTAATATGGTTTATTGAAATCCTTGAAATAAGAAATGGATTAATGAAGTTCTTTGATGTATTTGGGAAGAACCCTTTATTTATATATGTTATCAGTGGAGTAGTACCTAGATTATTCAGTCTCATCAGACTTGAAAATGGTGTGGATGATAAAGGGAAAATAAAATATTTCTCGCCATTGGGATGGTTTCATAAGCATGTATGTGAGCCTGTATCCTATTCACCAGAGTTTGGATCTTTTCTATATGCACTTATTTTTCTTGGATTCTGTTGGCTATTGGCTTACTGGTTGGACAAAAAGAAAATTTATATTAAGATGTAA